The Blautia obeum ATCC 29174 region CTGCCTTTTTCTTCTTTCTGAACATCTGTGCTGCTTCACATGTTGCAAAGTGTGAGATATATCCAAATCCTGTTGCATGTTCTGGATAATCCTGTACTGTACCTACAGCCACTTCTCCATTGGTAAGGACAATTCTGTCCTTGCCTCCTTTCTGCTCTTTGTAGTATACAAAACTTGGATTGCAAGGCATACTTTTACCAGCTTTTGTTTTTATCCACATGATCTGCTTACCGCATTTTGAGCAATTTCCAAATGAATTTTTTAATCTCATTTTTTCTCTGTTCTCCTATTCCTCATCGTACTCATAATCATCGTCTGAGGATTCTGTATCGCCGCTTGCACCGTTTGTATCGTCCTGGTCTATAATTTCCTCATTAGAAGTATTCTCGCTGTCAGAACTGCTATTATCTGTTTCTGTGGCATCCTGTTCGGAGCATTCCAGCAGTGGTGCATTCATCGGAAGTGCCGGCTGCTCATCAACAATGGTCGCCTCTCCATTTACTACATTTGCATATTCAGGATCGAAAATGCTCTGCTGTCCTCCTTCCGAAACGTATCTCAGAACATAGCGTTTCAATTCATCATCATAGACCAGTTCCATTCCTGTATCATTCTTTCCATCGAATCCATCTTTCACTGGTACCTGCGTGTCAATCTTGTATTTCAATATCGGCTTATGTACTTCTCTGGAACTTCCGTTTCCATCAGGAATAAAGTCTTTACTGATTGATAGATTTACCTTTAAGGTAATTGCTCCTTCGTCAGAATGATTCTGTTCCATTTTCTGGAACAATCTTTGAAGCAACAGATTGAATGATTCTCTGATCTTCGAGAATGTTTCGCTCTCCATTGTGATTTCCTGCCAGTTCATAATTTCCATTGTTGTTTTCCTCCTCATTCAATTATTTGTTAACTGGTGACTTTATATCCAAAATCCGGACCTCCACTCTGGGATCGTCAGAATAAAATTTTCTTACCTGGCAATCTACAATTTGAGTATCATCATGGTATGCAATTTTATTCAGAGCATCCGCAATGATCTTAATGCAGTTGTCCATATCAGGTTTTTTGGTTGGTCTGATAATCCCAGCTCGCATAAGCTCTTTTTTCTTTTTCGGTCTGCTCGGTGGAATTGTATAGTATGCTTTTATTCTCATATCCAGCATGGCATCATCCGGAAACTTGGTTTCTCCGCACTGGTTCAAATATTCCATACGAACCAGATTTTCATAAATCACTGTATCTTTTGGTGTAATAGCATGACCTGTTTTGGTATTGAATCTTGGTCTGCCTTTTCCCTTTGGTTCCCCATGTACTGTAAATTTTAGTTCCATGTTCCTACATCCTCTCGAATATTCTTGCAAAGTCCTTTGATTTATACGGACGGATTTCTCCTGAACTTTCCTTCACAATATAATCACCGATCTTTGCTCTCAGCTTTCCACATCCGGTGTTGATCGTGCATCCATAT contains the following coding sequences:
- a CDS encoding RusA family crossover junction endodeoxyribonuclease; translation: MELKFTVHGEPKGKGRPRFNTKTGHAITPKDTVIYENLVRMEYLNQCGETKFPDDAMLDMRIKAYYTIPPSRPKKKKELMRAGIIRPTKKPDMDNCIKIIADALNKIAYHDDTQIVDCQVRKFYSDDPRVEVRILDIKSPVNK